The Geothrix sp. genome has a window encoding:
- a CDS encoding DUF1638 domain-containing protein, with amino-acid sequence MTTDSRPPRCIACSIFRREIESLQASGALDLAVDYLPSMLHMAPDRLDARLTTSLTEAEAQGQKVLIAFGDCCGHMEDFRAKPGIDRTEGINCCEIILGREAYRRLRREGAFFLMPEWALAWRQVFMSQLGLLGSNAKTFMQEMHTRLIYLDTGIQPVPWQALNEASEYLGLPVEVLPVSLDPLLASLREAARSASHHDGQ; translated from the coding sequence GTGACGACGGACTCCCGGCCCCCGCGCTGCATCGCCTGCTCGATCTTCCGGCGGGAAATCGAATCGCTGCAGGCCTCGGGGGCGCTGGACCTGGCCGTGGACTACCTGCCCTCCATGCTTCACATGGCCCCGGACCGCCTGGACGCTCGCCTGACCACCTCGCTCACCGAGGCCGAGGCCCAAGGGCAGAAAGTCTTGATCGCGTTCGGGGACTGCTGCGGCCACATGGAGGATTTCCGGGCGAAGCCTGGCATCGACCGCACGGAAGGCATCAACTGCTGTGAGATCATCCTCGGCCGGGAGGCCTACCGGCGGCTCCGGCGCGAAGGGGCCTTCTTTCTCATGCCCGAATGGGCCCTGGCCTGGCGGCAGGTGTTCATGAGCCAGCTCGGGCTCCTGGGTTCCAATGCCAAGACCTTCATGCAGGAGATGCACACCCGGTTGATCTACCTCGACACGGGCATCCAGCCCGTGCCCTGGCAAGCCCTGAACGAGGCCTCCGAGTACCTCGGCCTGCCTGTGGAGGTCCTGCCCGTGTCCCTCGACCCGCTTCTCGCCAGCCTGCGGGAAGCGGCCCGCTCCGCGAGCCATCATGACGGCCAGTGA
- a CDS encoding MFS transporter encodes MTPEPSFREKYRFPASYWNANLTELFERAAYYSMASFIVIYLGRLGLGDYWPSTLNGVLWFLVYFLPILSGTIADQIGFRRSLLMACVLLVGGYFLMGYPVWFGGQTLALQAGKEVTAGLGVMVPVAAAIVLIGIGGSFVKPCIAGTVQRTHLGKATLAFAIFYMVINIGSVFGRLTAFFVRTKLGKLDTIFVVSMVAAVLAFLVVALLYRDPESAVDPNKPKRSVSEVLLGIFKVLRSGRFTMFMVVSSGFYFIYNQVYNVLPLYVKKTVELSPAMDLYTMANPITIVLFQLLITKLFGKLPPIKSIIVGTVIIGLSMLINVAPLFMAGGVTAKLLLPMGSLFVVMTVALIAFGELFASSRLYEYIGSLAPKGQEGLFLGYANLPMAIGSLVGGPAGAWLFNKVMCAGAVTQADGLLKLDPKAAATGWIILTLFGLGSAFSLWIYNRWLQKQP; translated from the coding sequence ATGACCCCCGAGCCTTCCTTCCGCGAGAAGTACCGTTTCCCTGCCAGCTACTGGAACGCGAACCTCACCGAGCTGTTCGAGCGGGCCGCCTACTATTCGATGGCCAGCTTCATCGTCATCTACCTCGGGCGGCTGGGTCTGGGCGACTACTGGCCCAGCACGCTCAACGGCGTCCTCTGGTTCCTGGTCTACTTCCTGCCCATCCTCAGCGGGACCATCGCCGACCAGATCGGCTTCCGCCGCAGCCTCCTCATGGCCTGCGTGCTGCTCGTGGGCGGCTACTTCCTCATGGGCTATCCGGTGTGGTTCGGGGGCCAGACCTTGGCCCTGCAGGCGGGCAAGGAGGTCACGGCCGGCCTCGGCGTGATGGTGCCGGTGGCGGCGGCCATCGTGCTGATCGGGATCGGCGGCTCCTTCGTGAAGCCATGCATCGCGGGCACCGTGCAGCGCACGCACCTGGGCAAGGCCACCCTGGCCTTCGCCATCTTCTACATGGTCATCAACATCGGCAGCGTGTTCGGACGCCTTACGGCCTTCTTCGTGCGGACCAAGCTCGGCAAGCTCGACACCATCTTCGTCGTGTCCATGGTGGCGGCGGTGCTGGCCTTCCTGGTGGTGGCACTGCTCTACCGCGATCCCGAGTCCGCGGTGGATCCCAACAAGCCCAAGCGGAGCGTGTCGGAGGTCCTCCTCGGGATCTTCAAGGTGCTGCGCAGCGGTCGCTTCACGATGTTCATGGTCGTGAGCAGCGGCTTCTACTTCATTTACAACCAGGTTTACAATGTGCTTCCACTCTATGTAAAGAAAACGGTTGAGTTGTCTCCTGCCATGGACCTCTACACCATGGCCAACCCCATCACCATCGTGCTGTTCCAGCTGCTCATCACGAAGCTGTTCGGCAAGCTGCCGCCCATCAAGTCCATCATCGTGGGCACGGTGATCATCGGCCTGTCCATGCTCATCAATGTGGCCCCGCTCTTCATGGCCGGTGGCGTGACGGCGAAGCTGCTGCTGCCCATGGGCAGCCTCTTTGTGGTGATGACGGTGGCGTTGATCGCCTTCGGCGAGCTGTTCGCCTCCAGCCGCCTCTACGAGTACATCGGCTCCCTGGCGCCGAAGGGGCAGGAGGGGCTCTTCCTGGGCTACGCCAACCTTCCCATGGCCATCGGCAGCCTGGTGGGCGGCCCTGCCGGCGCCTGGCTCTTCAACAAGGTGATGTGCGCGGGGGCCGTGACACAGGCAGACGGCCTGCTGAAGCTGGATCCCAAGGCGGCGGCCACGGGCTGGATCATCCTCACCCTCTTCGGCCTGGGCAGCGCGTTCAGCCTGTGGATCTACAACCGCTGGCTGCAAAAACAGCCTTGA
- a CDS encoding mechanosensitive ion channel family protein, which produces MPILATTLQTFAFATHGLWERAQNLGLVLLTCLALLWGVSLVVRAVRRAVDDGNDGVTSDAERRAETLGSVLTNAARALVVAFFLLMTLQEFGVNIGPLVAGAGVAGVALGFGAQSLVKDVISGFFLLLENQFGVGDIINVDDKHIGTVERMTLRVTQVRDAEGRAHFVPNGSIVRVVVLSKDFARARVEVEVGYDTDPDRAFEALKDIGRKLHADRPDQVLEPLEVKGIETLGASGFTILTLTKTAPGAQWEVARELRHRILLAFREAGIEIPYPQRVVHHRSEGAVPGMESGD; this is translated from the coding sequence ATGCCCATCCTTGCCACGACCCTGCAGACCTTCGCCTTCGCCACCCACGGCCTCTGGGAGAGAGCCCAGAACCTGGGCCTGGTGCTCCTGACCTGCCTGGCGTTGCTGTGGGGAGTCTCCCTGGTGGTCCGCGCGGTGCGCCGGGCCGTGGATGACGGGAACGATGGCGTGACCTCGGATGCCGAGCGGCGGGCGGAGACCCTGGGCTCGGTGCTCACCAATGCGGCCCGCGCCCTGGTGGTGGCCTTCTTCCTGCTGATGACGCTGCAGGAATTCGGCGTGAACATCGGGCCCCTGGTGGCCGGTGCGGGCGTGGCGGGCGTGGCCCTGGGCTTCGGCGCCCAGAGCCTGGTGAAGGATGTCATCAGTGGGTTCTTCCTCCTGCTGGAAAACCAGTTCGGCGTGGGCGACATCATCAATGTGGACGACAAGCACATCGGCACTGTGGAGCGCATGACCCTGCGCGTGACCCAGGTGCGGGACGCCGAGGGCCGCGCCCACTTCGTGCCCAACGGGTCCATCGTGCGCGTGGTGGTGCTGTCCAAGGACTTCGCCCGGGCCCGGGTGGAGGTGGAGGTGGGCTACGACACGGACCCCGACCGGGCCTTCGAGGCGCTGAAGGACATCGGCCGGAAGCTGCACGCGGACCGCCCCGACCAGGTGCTGGAGCCGCTGGAGGTGAAGGGCATCGAGACCCTCGGGGCCAGCGGATTCACCATCCTGACCCTCACCAAGACCGCCCCGGGAGCCCAGTGGGAGGTGGCCCGGGAACTCCGCCACCGCATCCTCCTCGCCTTCCGGGAGGCCGGCATCGAGATCCCCTATCCCCAACGGGTGGTGCACCACCGGAGTGAAGGGGCTGTCCCGGGAATGGAATCCGGCGACTGA
- a CDS encoding homogentisate 1,2-dioxygenase, whose amino-acid sequence MSKKETPLFPLRKGLHTRQAHVDLPAGTFEEEHARQGFFGRTTHLYRLHPVTDWTRIEGPLRPHSYDLNPLADTADAKVKASMFGSTEAAFAPICILHNGDVALHWVAPAAMDFFYRNADGDDVYYIHAGGGKLETTFGALTYATGDYLVIPRGTTYRFLPGEGPQRYLLIESFSEVTIPDRNQLGPNAIFDPAMVDTPELEPYDATPREWAVHIKRESQITKVFYPFNPLDVVGWKGDLTVWRINVKDIRPVLSARYHLPPSAHSTFIANNFVICSFLPRPFEEEEGAMRVPFFHSNIDYDEVLFYSAGHFFSRDGIGAGMMTWHPQGIHHGPHPKAIPLSRTKERTDEVAVMVDAFRPLKATPAAELMENLNYWASWK is encoded by the coding sequence ATGTCCAAGAAGGAAACGCCGCTCTTCCCCCTGCGCAAGGGCCTGCACACGCGTCAGGCCCATGTGGACCTGCCCGCCGGCACCTTCGAGGAGGAGCATGCGCGGCAGGGCTTCTTCGGCCGCACCACGCACCTCTACCGCCTGCATCCCGTCACGGACTGGACGCGCATCGAAGGCCCCCTGCGCCCCCACAGCTATGATCTGAACCCGCTGGCGGACACCGCCGATGCCAAGGTGAAGGCCTCGATGTTCGGTTCCACGGAGGCTGCCTTCGCCCCCATCTGCATCCTCCACAACGGGGATGTGGCCCTGCACTGGGTGGCGCCCGCGGCCATGGACTTCTTCTACCGCAACGCCGACGGGGACGATGTCTACTACATCCATGCGGGCGGCGGGAAGCTGGAGACCACCTTCGGGGCCCTTACCTACGCCACCGGCGACTACCTGGTGATTCCACGGGGGACGACCTATCGCTTCCTGCCGGGCGAGGGCCCGCAGCGCTACCTGCTCATCGAGAGCTTCAGCGAAGTGACCATCCCCGACCGCAACCAGCTGGGACCCAACGCCATCTTCGACCCCGCCATGGTGGATACGCCGGAGCTGGAGCCCTACGATGCGACTCCGCGCGAGTGGGCCGTCCACATCAAGCGCGAAAGCCAGATCACCAAGGTGTTCTACCCCTTCAATCCGCTGGATGTGGTGGGCTGGAAGGGCGACCTCACGGTGTGGCGCATCAATGTGAAGGACATCCGGCCCGTCCTCAGCGCCCGTTACCACCTGCCGCCCAGCGCGCACTCCACCTTCATCGCCAATAACTTCGTCATCTGCTCTTTCCTGCCCCGGCCCTTTGAGGAAGAAGAAGGCGCGATGCGCGTGCCTTTCTTTCACTCCAACATCGACTACGACGAGGTGCTGTTCTACTCGGCGGGCCATTTCTTCAGTCGTGATGGCATCGGCGCCGGCATGATGACCTGGCATCCCCAGGGGATTCACCACGGGCCGCACCCCAAGGCCATCCCCCTCAGCCGCACCAAGGAGCGCACGGACGAGGTGGCCGTCATGGTGGATGCCTTCCGTCCCCTCAAGGCCACGCCCGCGGCCGAGTTGATGGAGAACCTCAACTACTGGGCGAGCTGGAAGTAG
- a CDS encoding PAS domain S-box protein encodes MTASDAMRSPDSAAVQFMILDFLEEILKFSESPGEMGQFLTRQLREVMGARIVVLLQHGPGPESGPARIVALKPERARTPALLGGLDQLVQLHPNAHEATFLVKRTAESRYAALLEGLGLESLSMTPLRVGDRRVGTLFALDHLDLNRSDDVVRLLTVLSPVFALILRNTLHFESQEAKVLAQAEEYQALLQTNLDGFLVVAGDGRILDANGAYLQMSGYSLDEIRTLHITDMDANESRQETDDRNEKMKSEGSDRFRALHRRKDGTTYPVEVSTTFVPGRNLIIGFIRDLTEREAAESALRASEAHHRELVEILGEGVAITDRHETVVMANREADRIFGVDRNQLVGQNLRPYLDESDWLRVVDHTLRRLDGHTDSYQVRIRRPDGIRRILQLTATPRRDAEGQFTGSLAVFRDVTEELKTQEALRVAQKMESLGNLAGGLAHDMNNVLGAILGLATTHLDLQPEGTRLHATFETITKACLRGRNMVKSLLDFARKDMAGERSVPINRLIQEEARLLERTIPPSIAITLDLGPEVGGILGDADALSLMLMNLCVNAVDAMAESGGRLTLSTRLHDGQVVVTVADSGSGMAPETLERALEPFFTTKPQGKGTGLGLSLVYSTVKAHHGELNIQSWPGHGTSIEMRFPAAETRSEPAGPGASGPSASATPLNILLVDDDELIRSAVSAQLEAMGHQATLTACGEEAMAMLDRGLRPSVIILDMNMPGWGGTGTLPRLRAALPEVPILLSTGRADQQAIDLAHAHPGVTILAKPFSFRELQAAFAEILPGS; translated from the coding sequence ATGACGGCCAGTGACGCCATGCGATCCCCCGACAGCGCCGCCGTCCAGTTCATGATCCTGGACTTCCTCGAGGAGATCCTGAAATTCTCGGAGAGCCCCGGGGAGATGGGACAGTTCCTGACGCGCCAGCTTCGCGAGGTGATGGGCGCCCGCATCGTGGTGCTCCTGCAGCATGGCCCCGGCCCCGAGAGCGGACCCGCCCGGATCGTGGCCCTCAAGCCCGAACGGGCCCGGACCCCCGCCCTGCTCGGCGGCCTGGACCAGCTCGTCCAACTCCACCCAAACGCCCATGAGGCCACCTTCCTCGTCAAGCGCACCGCCGAGTCCCGCTACGCAGCCCTCTTGGAAGGGCTCGGCCTCGAATCCCTGAGCATGACCCCCCTTCGGGTGGGCGACCGACGCGTCGGAACACTCTTCGCGCTGGACCATCTCGACCTCAATCGTTCCGATGATGTCGTCCGCCTGCTCACGGTGCTTTCGCCGGTCTTCGCCCTCATTCTGCGGAACACCCTCCACTTCGAATCCCAGGAGGCGAAGGTCCTGGCCCAGGCTGAGGAGTACCAGGCCCTCCTGCAGACCAACCTGGACGGATTCCTCGTAGTGGCAGGCGACGGCCGGATTCTCGATGCCAATGGAGCCTACCTGCAGATGTCGGGTTACTCGCTCGACGAAATCCGGACCCTGCACATCACCGACATGGACGCGAACGAATCCCGCCAGGAGACCGACGACCGCAACGAGAAGATGAAGTCGGAAGGCTCGGACCGCTTCCGCGCCCTGCACCGGCGCAAGGACGGGACGACCTACCCGGTGGAAGTATCGACGACCTTCGTTCCCGGCCGGAACCTGATCATCGGCTTCATCCGGGATCTCACCGAGCGGGAAGCGGCCGAATCCGCCCTCCGCGCCAGCGAGGCGCACCACCGGGAACTCGTGGAGATCCTCGGCGAAGGCGTGGCCATCACGGACCGCCACGAGACCGTCGTCATGGCGAACCGCGAAGCCGACCGCATCTTCGGCGTCGATCGCAATCAGCTGGTCGGCCAGAATCTTCGGCCGTACCTGGATGAATCCGACTGGTTGCGGGTGGTGGACCACACCCTGCGGAGGCTGGACGGACACACGGACTCTTACCAGGTCCGGATCCGGCGCCCCGATGGGATCCGGCGCATCCTCCAGCTCACCGCCACGCCCAGGCGCGATGCCGAGGGCCAGTTCACCGGCAGCCTCGCGGTCTTCCGCGATGTCACGGAAGAGCTCAAGACCCAGGAGGCCCTGCGCGTGGCCCAGAAGATGGAGAGCCTCGGCAACCTGGCCGGCGGCCTGGCCCACGACATGAACAATGTGCTGGGGGCCATCCTCGGGCTCGCGACCACGCACCTCGACCTCCAGCCCGAGGGCACCCGGCTCCATGCCACCTTCGAGACCATCACCAAGGCCTGCCTGAGGGGGCGGAACATGGTGAAGAGCCTCCTGGATTTCGCGCGGAAGGACATGGCGGGGGAACGCTCCGTGCCCATCAACCGCCTCATCCAGGAGGAGGCCCGCCTCCTGGAGCGGACCATCCCGCCGTCCATCGCCATCACGCTGGACCTCGGTCCCGAGGTGGGAGGCATCCTCGGCGATGCCGATGCGCTCAGCCTCATGCTGATGAACCTGTGCGTGAACGCCGTGGATGCCATGGCCGAAAGCGGGGGGCGGCTCACCCTGAGCACCCGGCTCCATGACGGACAGGTGGTGGTGACTGTGGCGGATTCAGGAAGCGGCATGGCCCCCGAGACCCTCGAGCGCGCCCTCGAACCCTTCTTCACCACCAAGCCCCAGGGCAAGGGCACGGGCCTGGGCCTCTCGCTGGTCTACAGCACGGTGAAGGCGCACCACGGGGAACTGAACATCCAAAGCTGGCCTGGCCATGGAACCAGCATCGAGATGCGGTTTCCCGCGGCGGAAACCCGGAGCGAGCCGGCGGGTCCGGGAGCCTCTGGACCGAGCGCCTCGGCCACGCCCCTGAACATCCTCCTGGTGGACGACGATGAACTCATCCGGTCCGCGGTTTCGGCCCAGCTGGAGGCCATGGGCCACCAGGCCACGCTGACGGCCTGCGGCGAGGAGGCCATGGCGATGCTGGACCGGGGCCTGCGGCCCTCCGTCATCATCCTCGATATGAACATGCCGGGCTGGGGAGGCACCGGCACCCTGCCCAGGCTGCGGGCGGCCCTGCCGGAAGTCCCCATCCTCCTGTCCACGGGGCGGGCCGATCAGCAGGCCATCGACCTGGCCCACGCCCATCCCGGCGTCACCATCCTGGCCAAGCCCTTCAGCTTCCGGGAGCTCCAGGCCGCCTTCGCCGAGATCCTGCCGGGCAGCTGA
- a CDS encoding uroporphyrinogen decarboxylase family protein, with protein MNSLERVLAALQGQPSDRPPFLLNLSLYGSQLTGAPVKAHFADPAIFAEGQMAVREVFGPDLLLSPFLVSALGEAFGSRAGGPPEQAPNVRAFAADSASAALRLPLPDVDGHPRLLYLRETIRILSRKYEGEVPVIGLLVSPLDLPPLIIGLEAWLDALLFRPDEARALIDRCTAFFVQLGTAMLQDGATALALTANLANRFMVPAEVVAGISRPALERAFGQIPGPIIVHHGGCPLVPHLADFAGLPQVVGFLVDAGEDLAAARTTLGPGPLLLGNLDGPGLADLTPGQVRVLCERALAAGSRDPQFILATSGADVPLGTPPECLQAITESICLAGGGLR; from the coding sequence ATGAACAGCCTCGAACGGGTGCTCGCCGCGCTTCAGGGGCAGCCCTCCGACCGACCCCCATTCCTGCTCAACCTGAGTCTCTACGGATCCCAGCTCACCGGAGCTCCGGTGAAAGCGCACTTCGCCGACCCTGCCATCTTCGCCGAGGGCCAGATGGCCGTCCGGGAGGTCTTCGGCCCGGACCTGCTGCTGAGCCCCTTCCTGGTATCGGCGCTCGGGGAGGCCTTCGGAAGCCGGGCCGGCGGCCCTCCCGAGCAGGCCCCGAATGTCAGGGCCTTCGCCGCAGACTCCGCCTCGGCGGCGCTCCGGCTGCCGCTGCCCGATGTGGACGGCCACCCCAGGCTGCTCTACCTGCGCGAAACCATCCGGATCCTCTCCCGAAAATACGAAGGCGAGGTTCCCGTCATCGGGCTTCTGGTGAGCCCCCTCGACCTGCCTCCGCTCATCATCGGCTTGGAGGCCTGGCTGGATGCCCTGCTCTTCCGACCGGACGAGGCCCGCGCGCTCATCGACCGCTGCACGGCCTTTTTCGTGCAGCTGGGGACGGCCATGCTCCAGGACGGCGCCACCGCCCTGGCCCTGACGGCCAACCTGGCGAACCGGTTCATGGTGCCCGCCGAGGTCGTGGCCGGCATCTCCAGGCCGGCGCTGGAGCGGGCCTTCGGCCAGATTCCCGGACCCATCATCGTCCACCACGGCGGCTGCCCCCTCGTCCCCCACCTCGCGGATTTCGCCGGCCTCCCCCAGGTCGTGGGCTTCCTGGTGGATGCCGGAGAGGATCTGGCCGCGGCCCGGACAACCCTTGGCCCCGGCCCCCTGCTGCTGGGGAACCTCGACGGGCCCGGCCTGGCGGACCTCACTCCCGGGCAGGTCCGCGTCCTCTGCGAGCGGGCCCTGGCCGCGGGCTCCCGGGACCCCCAGTTCATCCTCGCAACCTCCGGCGCGGATGTGCCTCTGGGAACCCCGCCCGAATGCCTTCAGGCCATCACCGAATCCATCTGCCTGGCTGGGGGAGGCCTGCGGTGA
- a CDS encoding substrate-binding domain-containing protein, producing MHRRSFLGWTLALIAALTGAALPAAPPASKVILLATTTSTQDSGLLDALIPRFEQQTGFVVKTIAVGSGQAIAMGRKGEADVLLVHSPEAEKALVAEGPGVNRRIVMHNDFILLGPATDPAGVRRKPAVAALQAIGAGSALFVSRGDNSGTHAQEKKLWKAAGLDPEGKAWYQQTGLGMGQTLSVASEKRAYTLSDRGTYLALRKKLGLEILSEGDASLLNVYHVIEVNPARFSKVNAVGARAFADFLVSKDAQAVIKDFGIGTYGSPLFFPDAGKPE from the coding sequence ATGCATCGTCGTTCATTCCTTGGTTGGACCTTGGCTCTCATCGCGGCCCTCACCGGCGCGGCCCTGCCGGCGGCACCGCCGGCCTCCAAGGTCATCCTCTTGGCCACCACCACCAGCACCCAGGACTCGGGCCTCCTGGACGCCCTCATCCCGCGCTTCGAGCAGCAGACCGGCTTCGTGGTGAAGACCATCGCCGTAGGGTCCGGGCAGGCCATCGCCATGGGAAGGAAGGGCGAGGCCGATGTCCTGCTGGTGCACTCCCCGGAGGCGGAAAAGGCCCTGGTGGCCGAAGGTCCCGGCGTGAACCGCCGCATCGTCATGCACAACGACTTCATCCTCCTGGGCCCCGCCACGGACCCCGCAGGCGTCCGGCGGAAACCCGCGGTCGCGGCCCTGCAGGCCATCGGAGCGGGATCGGCCCTCTTCGTGTCCCGGGGCGACAACTCCGGCACCCACGCCCAGGAAAAGAAACTCTGGAAGGCCGCTGGCCTCGATCCCGAAGGTAAGGCCTGGTACCAGCAGACGGGCCTCGGCATGGGGCAGACCCTGTCCGTGGCCTCCGAGAAGCGGGCTTACACTTTGTCAGATCGGGGCACCTACCTGGCCCTGCGGAAAAAACTCGGACTGGAGATCCTCAGCGAAGGCGATGCCTCGCTCTTGAATGTCTACCATGTCATCGAGGTAAACCCGGCCCGGTTTTCCAAGGTGAATGCCGTCGGAGCCCGCGCCTTTGCTGACTTTCTGGTATCGAAAGATGCGCAGGCCGTGATCAAAGATTTCGGAATTGGCACTTATGGCTCCCCGCTATTCTTTCCTGATGCCGGCAAGCCGGAGTAG
- a CDS encoding cobalamin-dependent protein (Presence of a B(12) (cobalamin)-binding domain implies dependence on cobalamin itself, in one of its several forms, or in some unusual lineages, dependence on a cobalamin-like analog.), protein MDRNYSRDLLKAIQKADRAGANAVVDAWAAGRSFHQVIPELLAPTLETFGKLWAQGSGGVSLATGYVASKVAEDVLSRLLLESASREAPALPAKGPVLVGNVEDDFHPLGRKMVAAFLRAAGWEVHDLGVDIGPEQFVDKAEETGARVIGASAMMFTTAKNVEKLREEIDRRGLRGRLQLAVGGAVFKLRPELVEAFGGDGTAASAAEAPALFERLWQQSLTFEPVSGEVRP, encoded by the coding sequence ATGGATCGGAACTACTCCCGGGACCTGCTCAAGGCCATTCAGAAGGCCGACCGGGCGGGCGCCAACGCGGTGGTCGATGCGTGGGCCGCGGGCCGGTCCTTCCACCAGGTCATCCCGGAGCTCCTCGCCCCGACTCTGGAGACTTTCGGCAAGCTCTGGGCGCAGGGCTCCGGCGGGGTGTCGCTCGCCACGGGCTATGTGGCCTCCAAGGTGGCCGAGGATGTCCTGTCCCGCCTGCTCCTGGAATCCGCCTCCCGTGAGGCTCCCGCCCTGCCGGCGAAGGGGCCGGTGCTGGTGGGGAATGTGGAAGATGACTTCCACCCCCTGGGCCGGAAGATGGTCGCGGCTTTCCTCCGCGCGGCCGGATGGGAAGTCCATGACCTGGGCGTGGACATCGGTCCCGAGCAGTTCGTGGACAAGGCCGAGGAGACCGGCGCCCGCGTGATCGGGGCCTCGGCGATGATGTTCACCACGGCGAAGAATGTGGAAAAGCTCCGGGAGGAGATCGACCGGCGGGGGCTCCGGGGCCGGCTTCAGCTCGCCGTCGGCGGGGCGGTGTTCAAGCTCCGGCCCGAACTCGTCGAGGCCTTCGGCGGGGACGGCACCGCCGCCAGCGCCGCCGAGGCGCCCGCCTTGTTCGAGCGCCTGTGGCAGCAGTCCCTGACCTTCGAGCCCGTCTCCGGGGAAGTGCGCCCATGA
- a CDS encoding DUF488 family protein, whose protein sequence is MAIRVVRLGTPRTPGEGLRLGTVRRPPRGVPKAEFASRDFYDLWLPEAAPSEDLVKTAQAATSDRDWAAFRKKYRAEMGQPEKARLLDLLAALSHQTDLAVGCYCEDEARCHRSVLRELLGERGAVIR, encoded by the coding sequence ATGGCCATTCGGGTGGTTCGTCTGGGTACACCGCGGACGCCGGGGGAGGGCCTTCGGCTCGGTACCGTGCGGCGGCCTCCCCGGGGGGTGCCAAAGGCGGAGTTCGCCTCCCGGGACTTCTATGATCTTTGGCTGCCCGAGGCCGCGCCCAGCGAGGACCTGGTGAAAACGGCCCAGGCCGCCACCAGCGACCGGGACTGGGCCGCCTTCCGGAAGAAATACCGCGCGGAGATGGGGCAGCCCGAGAAGGCGCGGCTCCTGGACCTGCTGGCGGCGCTGTCGCACCAGACGGACCTGGCCGTGGGATGCTACTGCGAGGACGAAGCGCGTTGCCACCGCTCCGTGCTGCGGGAGCTGCTGGGGGAGCGGGGCGCGGTCATCCGCTGA